The Fusobacterium necrophorum subsp. necrophorum genome has a window encoding:
- the yhbY gene encoding ribosome assembly RNA-binding protein YhbY translates to MKLTSKQRAFLKKKAHELKPIVRIGKDGLQETVIDSILSAIDSRELIKVKILQNCETKKEEIYEQLLQETRFHIVDMIGRTIIIFKENKEKPAISLELKAL, encoded by the coding sequence ATGAAACTAACAAGTAAACAAAGAGCATTTTTGAAAAAGAAAGCACACGAATTGAAGCCTATCGTAAGAATCGGAAAAGATGGGCTACAGGAAACTGTGATTGACAGTATCTTGTCCGCTATTGATTCCAGAGAATTGATAAAAGTAAAAATTTTACAAAATTGTGAAACGAAAAAAGAAGAAATTTATGAGCAGTTATTGCAAGAAACAAGGTTTCATATCGTAGATATGATTGGTAGAACCATTATTATATTTAAAGAAAATAAAGAAAAACCTGCAATTTCTTTAGAATTAAAAGCTTTATAA
- a CDS encoding NAD+ synthase — protein MKDLEEKLVKFIREQVQQAGFQKVILGLSGGIDSALVAYLAVKALGKENVLTVKMPYKTSSKESIEHANLVLRDLGLQEKTIEITPMVDAYFSMQAEATSLRRGNYMARTRMAILFDQSALENALVIGTSNKTEILLGYGTLFGDMACAFNPIGDIYKKDVWELSRYMGVPQEIIDKQPSADLWEGQTDEEELGLSYQLADEILERFVDKKQSLEEMLAEGYEEIVVQKVIQKIKASSYKRKLNPIAKVGAVLGRDFIF, from the coding sequence ATGAAAGACTTAGAAGAAAAGTTAGTAAAATTTATTCGAGAACAGGTGCAACAAGCAGGCTTTCAAAAAGTCATATTAGGCTTATCCGGAGGGATTGATTCGGCTCTTGTTGCTTATTTGGCAGTGAAGGCCTTGGGCAAGGAAAATGTTCTGACAGTTAAAATGCCTTATAAAACTTCCAGTAAAGAAAGCATAGAGCATGCCAATTTGGTATTGAGGGATTTAGGCTTACAAGAAAAAACGATAGAAATCACTCCTATGGTAGATGCTTATTTTTCCATGCAAGCGGAAGCGACTTCTTTGAGGAGAGGAAATTATATGGCCAGAACCAGAATGGCGATTTTATTCGATCAGTCCGCTTTGGAAAATGCTCTTGTTATTGGGACTTCCAATAAGACAGAAATTTTATTGGGATATGGAACTCTATTTGGGGATATGGCCTGTGCTTTCAATCCGATTGGCGATATTTATAAAAAAGATGTTTGGGAATTGTCACGATATATGGGAGTTCCTCAAGAAATTATTGACAAGCAGCCGAGTGCAGATTTATGGGAAGGGCAAACAGACGAGGAAGAATTGGGATTGAGCTATCAATTGGCAGATGAAATTTTAGAAAGATTTGTGGATAAAAAGCAATCTTTGGAAGAAATGCTTGCAGAGGGATATGAAGAGATTGTTGTTCAAAAAGTGATTCAAAAAATCAAAGCAAGTTCTTATAAAAGAAAATTGAATCCTATTGCAAAGGTAGGAGCAGTATTGGGAAGAGATTTTATATTCTAA
- a CDS encoding HD domain-containing protein: MEEKNKKSYYFIKELLQLDLVKALELYDDQGVKVSTHTYDVLNLSIEEIERQYKTLENASKKLDFFAITVGVIIHDISKASIREQEENLSHSQMMIKNPDYILKEVEEVLKEVEEKTGFYLKKTIKKRISHIVISHHGRWGKIQPSTKEACIVYKGDMYSAKYHRINPIGADSILAYIDKGYSLEEICQRLNCTPGVIKDRLKRSRNELKLSTVGQLIHYYQKNKKVPLGDEFFVLRVEETKKLKQLVDKQGFQELILQNPLIPYFEDEAIFKEKK, translated from the coding sequence ATGGAGGAAAAGAATAAGAAATCATACTATTTTATAAAAGAATTGTTACAATTGGATCTAGTCAAAGCATTGGAATTATATGATGATCAAGGAGTAAAAGTTTCTACTCACACTTACGATGTATTAAATCTTTCCATCGAAGAAATTGAAAGACAGTATAAAACCTTAGAAAATGCTAGTAAAAAGCTGGATTTTTTTGCCATTACCGTGGGAGTGATTATCCATGATATTAGTAAAGCCAGTATTCGAGAACAGGAAGAAAATCTATCCCATTCCCAGATGATGATAAAAAATCCCGATTATATTCTGAAAGAAGTGGAAGAAGTTTTGAAAGAAGTGGAAGAGAAAACAGGATTCTATTTGAAAAAGACAATAAAAAAAAGAATCAGTCATATTGTGATTTCTCATCATGGTAGATGGGGAAAAATACAACCTTCTACGAAAGAAGCTTGCATTGTGTATAAAGGAGATATGTATTCTGCGAAATATCATAGAATTAATCCTATTGGAGCAGATAGCATTTTAGCGTATATTGATAAAGGATATAGTTTGGAGGAAATTTGTCAAAGGCTAAACTGCACGCCTGGAGTCATCAAAGATCGTTTAAAACGTTCTCGGAATGAATTAAAACTTTCCACGGTTGGACAACTCATTCACTATTATCAAAAAAATAAAAAAGTACCTTTGGGAGATGAGTTTTTTGTTCTTCGAGTGGAGGAAACAAAAAAATTAAAACAATTAGTGGATAAACAAGGATTTCAGGAATTGATATTACAAAACCCATTAATTCCTTATTTTGAAGATGAAGCTATTTTTAAAGAAAAAAAATAG
- the dxs gene encoding 1-deoxy-D-xylulose-5-phosphate synthase: MLDLEKRAVEIRKTLIQTVSQTGGHLASNLGVVELTLALHHVFDFSQDKILFDVGHQSYVHKLVTDREQEFSTLRTRGGVGPFSDPSESSWDHFISGHAGTALAAAVGIAKAYPEKQIVVIVGDASIANGHSMEALNYIGGEKIENILVILNDNGMSIGRNVGSLSKFLRKVMLSSHYLSLRNEIRAFVDKIQARAIKDTLERMEISVKNFLFPSSVAENFGYIFLGTIDGHNIKELVDTLSKAKKRKGPLFLHVKTVKGKGYKFAEKNTEKFHGIAPFDLSTGSVVNSSESYSSIFGNKIKELSGRDERVFAITAGMLSGTGLKKMADLYPERVLDTGIAEGFAATMAAGLAISGKKPYLCIYSTFLQRSFSQIVHDVSIQNLPVRFIIDRAGIVGEDGKTHHGLHDLSFLLSIPNIMVLNPTTKEELEQILDFSLEYQEGPLAIRIPRDRAYSYPDTKKWEFGKWQEIQSGKNTLFIAVGSMLKEILDLKLSGTIVAAASLRPLDKEYIKNYFSQYKNIIVCEENYKEASFFQYLLNELDSMGIQRKIESISLHSFVIGHGQRKELLEEYGLSGAKLLRRIEEIVNGGKE, translated from the coding sequence GTGTTAGACTTAGAAAAAAGAGCAGTTGAAATAAGAAAAACACTGATTCAGACAGTCAGTCAAACTGGAGGGCATCTAGCTTCTAATCTGGGAGTTGTGGAATTAACCTTAGCATTGCATCATGTTTTTGATTTCTCACAGGATAAGATATTATTTGATGTGGGGCATCAGTCTTATGTTCATAAATTAGTAACGGATCGAGAGCAGGAATTTTCCACTTTGAGAACAAGAGGAGGAGTTGGGCCCTTTTCGGATCCCTCTGAAAGTTCCTGGGATCATTTTATTTCAGGACATGCAGGAACTGCCTTGGCAGCTGCAGTGGGAATAGCAAAGGCCTATCCGGAAAAGCAAATTGTGGTTATCGTGGGGGATGCTTCGATTGCAAATGGACATTCCATGGAAGCTTTAAATTATATTGGCGGAGAAAAAATTGAAAATATTCTTGTGATTTTAAATGATAATGGAATGTCGATTGGGCGAAATGTAGGTTCTTTGTCCAAATTTTTGAGAAAAGTTATGCTAAGTTCTCATTATTTGTCTTTACGAAATGAAATTCGAGCTTTTGTTGATAAAATTCAAGCAAGGGCAATCAAAGATACTCTAGAAAGAATGGAAATTTCAGTTAAAAATTTTTTGTTTCCAAGTAGTGTGGCGGAAAATTTTGGATATATTTTTTTAGGAACGATTGACGGGCATAATATCAAGGAATTGGTAGATACCTTATCTAAGGCAAAAAAGAGAAAGGGACCTTTGTTTTTACATGTGAAAACAGTCAAAGGAAAAGGATATAAATTTGCTGAAAAAAATACGGAGAAATTTCATGGGATAGCTCCTTTTGACTTATCAACAGGCTCTGTAGTGAATTCTTCTGAAAGCTATTCCAGCATTTTTGGAAACAAAATAAAAGAGCTTTCTGGACGGGATGAAAGGGTATTTGCCATTACTGCAGGAATGTTAAGTGGAACTGGCTTGAAAAAAATGGCGGATCTATATCCGGAAAGAGTTTTGGATACAGGCATTGCAGAGGGTTTTGCCGCAACGATGGCTGCCGGGCTTGCTATTTCTGGAAAAAAACCGTATCTTTGTATTTATTCTACCTTTTTACAACGAAGTTTCAGTCAAATTGTTCATGATGTTTCCATTCAAAATTTACCAGTTCGTTTCATCATTGATAGGGCAGGAATTGTGGGAGAAGATGGAAAGACACATCATGGATTGCATGATTTATCTTTTTTGTTGAGTATTCCAAACATCATGGTACTAAATCCTACGACAAAGGAAGAATTAGAACAAATTTTGGATTTCTCTTTAGAATATCAAGAGGGACCTCTGGCCATTCGCATTCCAAGAGATAGGGCATATTCTTATCCGGACACTAAAAAATGGGAATTCGGAAAATGGCAGGAGATACAATCGGGAAAAAATACTTTATTCATTGCAGTGGGTTCCATGCTAAAAGAAATATTGGATTTGAAGTTATCGGGAACTATCGTAGCTGCAGCTAGTTTGCGTCCTTTGGATAAAGAGTATATTAAAAACTATTTTTCTCAATATAAAAACATTATCGTATGTGAGGAAAACTATAAGGAAGCATCTTTTTTTCAATATTTATTAAATGAATTAGATAGTATGGGGATTCAAAGAAAAATAGAGAGTATTTCTTTGCATTCTTTTGTTATAGGTCATGGGCAAAGAAAGGAATTATTAGAAGAGTATGGTTTATCTGGGGCAAAACTTTTGAGAAGAATAGAGGAAATTGTAAATGGAGGAAAAGAATAA
- the ylqF gene encoding ribosome biogenesis GTPase YlqF: protein MSMTEINWYPGHMKKTKDLIKENMPLIDVVLEIVDARIPISSKNPDIPMFAKNKKRIVVLNKSDLVEKSELSRWKEYFLQQEKADAVVEISAETGYNVKQLYACIDKVSKEKKERLYAKGLKKVNIRIMVLGIPNVGKSRLINRIVGKNSAGVGNKPGFTKGKQWVKLKDGLELLDTPGILWPKFENREVGFHLAMTGAIKDEILPLEEVACTFLSKMVSLGKWSVLRERYKLQEEDYHEISEYILEKIAVRMAMLNKGGELNVKQAAYTLLRDYRSGKLGKFGVDSLETKIGEKE from the coding sequence ATGTCGATGACAGAGATTAACTGGTATCCGGGCCATATGAAAAAAACAAAGGATTTGATTAAGGAAAATATGCCCTTGATTGATGTGGTATTGGAGATTGTGGATGCAAGAATTCCTATTTCCAGTAAAAATCCGGATATTCCGATGTTTGCTAAAAATAAAAAGAGAATTGTGGTACTGAATAAGTCAGATTTGGTAGAAAAATCAGAACTTTCTAGATGGAAAGAATACTTTTTGCAGCAAGAAAAAGCGGATGCTGTTGTGGAAATCAGTGCAGAAACAGGCTACAATGTAAAACAACTCTATGCTTGTATTGATAAGGTTTCCAAGGAGAAAAAAGAAAGACTGTATGCGAAGGGATTGAAAAAAGTAAATATTCGTATTATGGTTTTAGGAATTCCAAATGTCGGAAAGTCAAGACTTATTAATCGAATTGTTGGAAAAAATAGTGCAGGAGTTGGAAACAAGCCCGGATTTACGAAGGGAAAGCAATGGGTAAAACTAAAAGACGGACTGGAGTTATTGGACACTCCCGGAATTTTGTGGCCTAAATTTGAAAATCGAGAAGTGGGATTTCATTTGGCCATGACGGGAGCGATTAAGGATGAAATTTTACCTTTGGAAGAAGTTGCTTGCACTTTTCTTTCGAAAATGGTATCTTTAGGAAAATGGTCTGTGCTACGAGAGAGATATAAGCTGCAGGAAGAGGACTATCACGAAATTTCCGAATATATTCTGGAGAAGATTGCTGTTCGTATGGCAATGTTAAATAAAGGTGGAGAATTGAATGTAAAGCAGGCGGCCTATACTCTATTGCGAGATTATCGCAGTGGAAAATTAGGGAAATTTGGAGTTGATTCTCTGGAGACAAAAATAGGAGAGAAAGAATGA
- a CDS encoding S41 family peptidase: protein MKVVKKYVCVFFLLASSICFAKEKNRVGFLTNLKELKEISDIMDIINENYVDTGEHEFSRKTLMQGALKGMVESLEDPHSTYFTKAELESFEEDVRGKYVGVGMVVQKKVNEALTVVSPIEDAPAFKAGIRPRDKVVSIGGVSTYNLTTEECVKKLKGTAGTSVIVKVQREGKEKLLEFNLKRETIQLKYVKHRMLDDKIGYLRLTQFGENIYSDLRKALEDLQTKGMKALVFDLRSNPGGALDQAIKVSSMFLKEGKVVSVKGKDGKEKISRREGKYYGDFPLVILVNGGSASASEIVAGAIKDNKRGMLVGEKTFGKGSVQTLLPLPDGDGIKITIAKYYTPSGVSIHGKGIEPDVPVEDKDYYLLFDGAITNVDEKENKESKKKLIQEIKGSKEAKKVDTHKDVQLNVAKGILEGILAGKGKEKK from the coding sequence ATGAAGGTAGTCAAAAAGTATGTATGTGTTTTCTTTTTATTAGCATCTAGTATTTGTTTCGCAAAAGAAAAAAATCGAGTTGGCTTTTTAACGAATTTAAAAGAATTGAAAGAAATATCGGATATTATGGATATTATAAATGAAAATTATGTAGATACCGGAGAGCATGAATTTTCCAGAAAAACCTTGATGCAGGGAGCTTTGAAAGGAATGGTGGAGTCTTTGGAAGATCCTCATTCTACTTATTTTACAAAGGCGGAGTTGGAAAGCTTTGAAGAGGATGTACGAGGAAAGTATGTTGGGGTCGGAATGGTGGTACAAAAGAAAGTCAATGAAGCCCTGACCGTTGTTTCTCCAATTGAAGATGCCCCTGCTTTCAAAGCGGGAATCCGTCCAAGAGATAAAGTTGTTTCGATTGGAGGAGTTTCCACATATAATTTAACGACAGAGGAATGTGTTAAAAAGTTGAAAGGAACGGCAGGAACTTCTGTGATTGTGAAAGTGCAACGAGAGGGAAAGGAAAAACTTTTAGAATTTAATTTAAAGAGAGAAACCATTCAATTAAAATATGTGAAACATCGAATGTTGGATGACAAAATTGGATATTTACGATTGACACAGTTTGGAGAAAATATCTATTCCGATCTCCGAAAAGCCTTAGAAGATTTACAGACAAAGGGAATGAAAGCTTTGGTATTTGATTTAAGAAGTAATCCCGGAGGAGCTTTGGATCAGGCAATTAAAGTATCTTCCATGTTTTTGAAAGAAGGAAAGGTAGTCAGCGTCAAAGGAAAGGACGGAAAAGAAAAAATATCAAGAAGAGAGGGGAAATATTATGGGGATTTTCCACTTGTGATTTTAGTAAATGGAGGAAGTGCCTCTGCCTCGGAAATTGTGGCAGGAGCTATTAAAGATAATAAAAGAGGAATGTTGGTCGGAGAGAAAACTTTTGGAAAGGGAAGCGTTCAGACTCTGCTACCTTTACCGGATGGAGATGGAATTAAAATTACTATAGCGAAATATTATACTCCAAGTGGAGTGTCCATTCATGGAAAGGGAATTGAACCCGATGTTCCCGTGGAAGACAAAGATTATTATTTATTATTCGACGGAGCGATTACCAACGTGGATGAAAAAGAAAATAAGGAAAGTAAAAAGAAATTGATTCAAGAAATCAAAGGCTCCAAAGAAGCGAAAAAAGTGGATACCCATAAGGATGTGCAATTAAATGTGGCAAAGGGAATTTTAGAAGGAATTTTAGCTGGAAAAGGGAAGGAGAAAAAATAA
- the rsmI gene encoding 16S rRNA (cytidine(1402)-2'-O)-methyltransferase translates to MLYIVATPIGNLEDMTFRAVRILKEVEYIFAEDTRVTRKLLQYYEISTKLDRYDEFTKMKRIPDMIKLLEEGKNIALVTDAGTPCISDPGYELVDAALKAGIQVSPIPGASALTAATSVAGICLRRFCFEGFLPKKKGRQTLFKRLVEEERAVVLYESPFRLMRTLKDIEKYLGNRELVIVREITKIYEEILRGKTRELLEKLENRTIKGEIVLIIKGVNDDVDDRD, encoded by the coding sequence GTGTTATACATTGTAGCAACTCCTATCGGAAATTTGGAAGATATGACTTTTCGAGCAGTGAGAATTTTAAAGGAAGTGGAGTACATTTTTGCAGAGGATACAAGAGTCACTCGCAAATTGTTACAATACTATGAAATTTCTACAAAATTAGATCGTTATGATGAATTTACCAAGATGAAACGTATTCCGGATATGATAAAGTTATTGGAAGAAGGAAAAAATATTGCCTTAGTTACTGACGCGGGAACCCCCTGTATTTCAGATCCTGGGTATGAATTGGTGGATGCCGCTTTAAAGGCGGGAATCCAAGTAAGTCCCATTCCTGGGGCGAGTGCTTTGACGGCTGCCACTTCTGTAGCAGGAATTTGTTTAAGGAGATTTTGTTTTGAGGGATTTTTGCCGAAGAAGAAAGGAAGACAGACTTTATTCAAACGTCTGGTGGAAGAGGAAAGAGCTGTCGTTCTTTATGAGTCTCCTTTTCGTCTTATGAGAACATTAAAAGACATAGAAAAGTATTTGGGAAATCGAGAGCTTGTCATTGTTCGCGAAATTACAAAAATTTATGAGGAAATTTTACGGGGAAAAACGAGAGAATTATTGGAAAAATTAGAAAATAGAACGATTAAAGGAGAAATTGTTTTAATCATTAAGGGTGTGAATGATGATGTCGATGACAGAGATTAA
- a CDS encoding TlyA family RNA methyltransferase, giving the protein MKERLDQILWKYGYVDSIDKAKRLIMLGAVIVNEQKIEKAGSLVQYSEDMKIRIKGQENPYVSRGGFKLKKAIDSFACSFQGKRVLDIGASTGGFTDCSLQEGAAYVYALDVGTNQLAWKLRQHPQVKSIEQCHIKELNWDILDGEAVDYMVMDVSFISVCGIFPYLLPFLTEEGKLLLLIKPQFEVEKQFLEKGIVRDSKAHQEILKKVIEVAERNGFFIQNIEVSPILGGKGNVEYISCFSKQKSSFSLEWEKILTKAKEMGGLR; this is encoded by the coding sequence ATGAAAGAAAGATTAGATCAGATTTTGTGGAAATATGGATATGTGGACAGTATAGACAAGGCAAAGCGACTGATTATGTTAGGAGCTGTGATTGTCAACGAACAAAAAATAGAAAAGGCAGGAAGTTTAGTGCAATATTCGGAAGATATGAAAATTCGAATTAAGGGGCAAGAAAATCCCTATGTCAGTCGGGGTGGCTTCAAATTAAAAAAGGCGATTGACAGTTTTGCTTGTTCTTTCCAAGGGAAAAGAGTTCTTGATATTGGGGCTTCTACAGGGGGCTTTACGGACTGTTCCTTACAGGAAGGAGCTGCCTATGTGTATGCTTTGGATGTCGGAACCAATCAATTGGCTTGGAAATTAAGACAACATCCACAGGTTAAATCGATAGAGCAGTGTCATATAAAGGAATTAAATTGGGATATTTTAGATGGAGAAGCTGTAGATTATATGGTTATGGACGTTTCTTTCATCTCTGTGTGTGGGATTTTTCCATATTTATTGCCTTTTTTAACAGAAGAAGGAAAATTACTCTTACTGATTAAACCGCAGTTTGAAGTAGAAAAACAGTTTTTGGAAAAAGGAATTGTCCGTGACAGCAAAGCTCATCAGGAGATATTAAAAAAAGTGATAGAAGTAGCAGAAAGAAATGGATTTTTTATTCAAAATATAGAAGTTTCTCCTATTTTAGGAGGAAAAGGAAATGTGGAATATATTTCTTGTTTTTCAAAACAGAAATCATCCTTTTCTTTGGAATGGGAGAAGATATTAACAAAGGCAAAAGAAATGGGAGGCCTAAGATGA
- a CDS encoding transporter substrate-binding domain-containing protein — protein sequence MRGIRKHFIFIFMLFICSILLNQVILIKYGITLPVYLKYSVPLSKAEKQYLVSHVPIRLGTDLTAPPISYYDEKDKKYAGLIVDYVNFLSLETESPITIEMYPFYELVESLRKKEIDVCDMFPSEKRAREFKFSIPIYRLKTVIISPKKQNQMLEIFDLSGKKVAIPKGDLAEEYITEFLKSKKQGSPEFVFVKDTKTVLELLKQGLVEAAIGDEVVISTYWREYDVYETKKYNISLLYEKDVVLAVNKENSMLLSILNKGILQMKKNHIVSKVQQKWFGISESIRGEKRDFESFVHIAMILVLCLMGLYLWNYFLKKSVVEKTREIEENKKNINIILNSLDTALFIINDTNMIIECNESALKLLQRDKEKIIGNRVYDFVFLDELFKNHTVLSINSSCNFRNTFKNKCYEIKISPYISKEEILRILSIEDITERLIVERKLHQENKMITIGQISAGLAHEIRNPLGIIRNGLYLMKMKISLNSQEKAISMMESSIQRINNLIEHLLHFSRNSTDKCTQEDIESIVKNIITLMETKMKAKNIQYEFQLKGRREILINTETLNIVLINLIENSIDAFLEEKEDKQIKILISSEETSIYITIEDNGIGIPEKELDYIFDPFYTTKEEGYGTGLGLYLVYNEVKKYNGDILVESKVGIGTKFLISIDFQ from the coding sequence ATGAGAGGGATTCGGAAACATTTCATATTTATTTTTATGTTATTCATTTGCAGTATTTTATTGAATCAAGTTATATTGATAAAATATGGAATTACTTTGCCAGTATATTTAAAATATTCTGTTCCTTTGAGTAAAGCAGAAAAGCAATATTTAGTTTCCCATGTTCCAATTCGTTTAGGGACAGATCTTACGGCGCCTCCAATTTCTTATTATGATGAAAAGGATAAGAAATATGCTGGATTAATTGTAGATTATGTGAATTTTCTTTCTCTCGAAACAGAAAGCCCAATCACAATAGAGATGTATCCTTTTTATGAATTGGTTGAATCTTTGAGAAAGAAGGAAATAGATGTATGTGATATGTTTCCTAGTGAAAAGCGTGCTAGAGAATTTAAATTTTCTATTCCTATTTATCGTTTAAAAACAGTAATAATTTCTCCTAAGAAACAAAATCAAATGTTGGAAATTTTTGATTTGTCAGGAAAAAAAGTTGCAATTCCTAAGGGAGATTTGGCAGAAGAATATATCACTGAATTTTTAAAAAGTAAAAAACAAGGCTCTCCAGAGTTTGTTTTCGTCAAAGATACAAAAACAGTCTTAGAATTATTGAAACAAGGACTAGTGGAAGCAGCTATAGGAGATGAAGTCGTCATTTCTACGTATTGGAGAGAATATGATGTTTATGAGACAAAAAAATATAATATTAGCCTTTTATATGAAAAAGATGTAGTTTTAGCAGTTAATAAAGAAAATTCTATGTTATTGTCTATTTTGAATAAAGGAATTCTTCAAATGAAAAAAAACCATATTGTTTCAAAAGTTCAACAAAAGTGGTTTGGAATTTCAGAATCTATTCGAGGAGAGAAAAGAGACTTTGAATCTTTTGTTCACATTGCTATGATTTTAGTTTTATGTTTAATGGGATTGTATTTATGGAATTATTTTTTAAAAAAGAGTGTTGTAGAAAAGACAAGAGAAATTGAAGAAAATAAAAAAAATATCAATATTATTTTAAATAGTCTAGATACGGCTTTGTTTATTATCAATGATACAAATATGATTATAGAATGTAACGAATCTGCTCTAAAATTACTTCAAAGGGACAAAGAAAAAATTATTGGAAACAGAGTTTATGATTTCGTATTTTTAGATGAATTATTCAAAAATCATACTGTTCTTTCTATAAATTCTAGCTGTAATTTTAGGAATACTTTTAAGAATAAATGTTATGAAATAAAAATTTCTCCCTATATATCAAAAGAAGAAATTCTTAGAATTTTAAGTATAGAGGATATTACAGAAAGACTGATTGTTGAAAGAAAACTGCATCAGGAAAATAAAATGATAACTATAGGGCAAATATCGGCGGGTCTAGCTCATGAAATCAGAAATCCTTTAGGAATTATTAGAAATGGTTTATATCTAATGAAAATGAAAATATCTTTAAATTCTCAAGAAAAGGCAATTAGCATGATGGAAAGTTCTATACAGAGAATCAATAATTTAATAGAACATTTACTTCACTTTTCTAGAAATTCTACAGATAAGTGTACTCAAGAAGATATAGAAAGCATTGTTAAGAATATAATAACTTTAATGGAAACTAAGATGAAAGCAAAAAATATTCAATATGAATTTCAATTAAAAGGAAGAAGAGAAATACTAATTAATACGGAAACTCTAAATATTGTATTAATAAATTTAATTGAGAATTCTATTGATGCTTTTTTAGAAGAAAAAGAAGATAAACAAATAAAAATACTTATTTCCTCAGAAGAAACATCAATATATATTACAATAGAGGATAATGGGATAGGAATTCCAGAAAAAGAATTGGATTATATTTTTGATCCTTTTTATACTACTAAAGAAGAAGGATATGGAACAGGTCTAGGCTTGTATCTTGTTTATAATGAGGTGAAAAAATATAATGGGGATATTTTAGTAGAAAGTAAAGTTGGAATAGGAACTAAATTTTTAATTTCAATTGATTTTCAATAA